In Pseudomonas sp. MM213, a genomic segment contains:
- the hemA gene encoding glutamyl-tRNA reductase — protein MAFLALGINHKTASVDVRERVAFTPEQLVEALQQLCRLTDSREAAILSTCNRSELYIEQDHLSADIVLRWLADYHHLSLDELRASAYVHEDDAAVRHMMRVASGLDSLVLGEPQILGQMKSCYAVAREAGTIGPLLGRLFQATFNAAKQVRTDTAIGENPVSVAFAAVSLAKQIFSDLQRSQALLIGAGETITLVARHLHELGVKRIVVANRTLERASILAEQFGAHAVLLSDIPAELVRSDIVISSTASQLPILGKGAVESALKLRKHKPIFMVDIAVPRDIEPEVGELDDVYLYSVDDLHEVVAENLKSRQGAAQAAEEMVSVGAEDFMIRLRELAAVDVLKAYRQQSERLRDEELQKAQRMLANGSSAEDVLVQLARGLTNKLLHAPSVQLKKLSAEGRLDALAMAQELFALGEGSSDSFSDKKPQ, from the coding sequence ATGGCCTTCCTTGCACTCGGTATTAACCACAAGACTGCTTCAGTAGACGTCCGCGAGCGCGTGGCCTTTACCCCTGAGCAGCTGGTGGAGGCCTTGCAGCAGCTCTGCCGACTCACCGACAGCCGCGAAGCTGCGATCCTCTCCACCTGCAATCGCAGTGAACTCTATATAGAACAGGATCACCTTTCGGCGGACATCGTGCTGCGCTGGCTGGCCGATTATCACCATCTGAGCCTCGACGAGCTGCGCGCGAGCGCTTATGTGCACGAAGATGATGCGGCAGTTCGTCACATGATGCGGGTCGCCTCCGGGCTCGATTCGCTGGTGCTGGGCGAACCGCAGATCCTCGGCCAGATGAAATCCTGCTACGCCGTGGCCCGCGAGGCCGGCACCATCGGTCCGCTGCTCGGGCGTTTGTTCCAGGCCACGTTCAATGCGGCCAAACAAGTGCGCACCGACACCGCCATCGGCGAAAACCCGGTGTCCGTGGCGTTTGCCGCAGTCAGCCTGGCGAAACAGATTTTCAGCGACCTGCAACGCAGCCAGGCCTTGCTGATCGGTGCCGGCGAGACCATCACCCTGGTCGCCCGCCATCTGCATGAACTGGGGGTAAAACGCATCGTCGTCGCCAACCGCACCCTGGAGCGCGCAAGCATTCTGGCCGAGCAGTTTGGCGCCCATGCCGTGTTGCTCTCGGACATCCCGGCCGAACTGGTGCGCAGCGACATCGTCATCAGTTCCACCGCCAGCCAGTTGCCGATCCTCGGTAAAGGTGCGGTGGAAAGTGCCTTGAAACTGCGCAAGCACAAACCGATCTTCATGGTGGACATCGCCGTACCGCGCGATATCGAGCCTGAAGTCGGCGAGTTGGACGACGTTTACCTTTATAGCGTCGACGATCTCCACGAAGTGGTCGCCGAAAACCTCAAGAGCCGTCAAGGCGCTGCGCAAGCGGCGGAAGAGATGGTTTCGGTCGGCGCCGAAGATTTCATGATCCGTCTGCGTGAACTGGCAGCGGTGGATGTACTCAAGGCCTATCGCCAACAAAGCGAGCGTCTGCGTGACGAAGAATTGCAGAAGGCCCAACGCATGCTGGCCAACGGCAGCAGCGCCGAAGACGTGCTGGTGCAACTGGCGCGTGGCTTGACCAACAAACTCTTGCACGCCCCGAGCGTGCAGTTGAAAAAGCTCTCAGCCGAAGGTCGCCTCGACGCACTGGCCATGGCCCAGGAACTCTTTGCCCTCGGTGAGGGCTCATCGGATAGCTTTTCGGATAAAAAACCGCAATGA